A genomic segment from Ciconia boyciana chromosome 5, ASM3463844v1, whole genome shotgun sequence encodes:
- the LOC140652180 gene encoding 5-hydroxytryptamine receptor 7-like, producing the protein MLLRASPRRFLEHHLLFVENAEQQHPAQKSLPNPFMTEESSIPAEPDLPSSNLTNATDCGEEILLYGDTEKIVIGAVLSIIILMTIAGNSLVIISVCIVKKLRQPSNYLVVSLAAADLSVAFAVMPFVTITDLVGGEWLFGKVFCNVFIAMDVMCCTASIMTLCIISVDRYLGITRPLTYPVRQNGKLMAKMVFIVWLLSASITLPPLFGWAKNVTVERVCLISQDFGYTVYSTGVAFYIPMAVMLVMYSRIYKAAKVSAEKHRFMNFPKHYEEEGVYCLEASSRSHHSSKRTKAVEECATLSKLLRQDRKNISIFKREQKAARTLGIIVGAFTFCWLPFFLMSTARPFICGIRCSCMPLRLERTLLWLGYTNSLINPLIYAFFNRDLRTTFWNLLRCRYRNINRRLSAASMHEALKATERHECIL; encoded by the exons ATGTTGCTAAGGGCCAGCCCCAGGCGGTTTCTGGAGCACCATCTTCTCTTTGTGGAgaatgcagagcagcagcacccgGCTCAGAAATCGCTCCCAAATCCATTCATGACTGAGGAATCCTCCATCCCAGCCGAGCCAGACCTGCCGTCCTCGAACCTCACCAACGCAACGGACTGTGGCGAGGAGATCCTGCTCTATGGGGACACCGAGAAGATCGTCATCGGAGCGGTGCTCTCCATCATCATCCTCATGACCATCGCCGGCAATAGTCTGGTCATCATCTCCGTGTGCATCGTCAAGAAGCTCCGGCAGCCCTCCAACTACCTGGTGGTGTCCCTCGCAGCCGCCGACCTGTCGGTGGCCTTCGCTGTCATGCCCTTTGTGACCATCACAGACCTGGTGGGGGGAGAGTGGCTCTTTGGGAAGGTTTTTTGCAATGTGTTTATCGCCATGGACGTTATGTGTTGCACCGCCTCCATCATGACCTTGTGCATCATCAGCGTGGACAG gtaTCTGGGGATCACTCGGCCGCTGACGTACCCTGTGAGACAAAATGGGAAGCTGATGGCCAAGATGGTCTTCATCGTTTGGCTCCTGTCTGCCTCCAtcacccttcctcctctttttggCTGGGCCAAGAACGTCACCGTGGAAAGAGTCTGTCTCATCAGCCAGGACTTTGGGTACACAGTCTACTCCACAGGGGTTGCCTTCTACATCCCCATGGCGGTCATGCTTGTCATGTACAGCCGGATCTACAAAGCCGCCAAGGTCAGCGCCGAGAAGCACCGCTTCATGAACTTCCCCAAGCACTACGAAGAGGAGGGCGTCTACTGCCTAGAGGCTTCCAGCCGGAGCCACCACAGCTCCAAGCGTACCAAAGCGGTGGAGGAATGCGCCACGCTCTCGAAACTGCTCCGGCAAGACCGAAAGAATATTTCCATCTTCAAACgggagcagaaagcagccagAACCCTCGGCATTATCGTGGGGGCATTCACATTTTGCTGGCTTCCATTCTTCCTGATGTCAACGGCTCGGCCTTTCATCTGTGGCATCCGCTGCAGCTGCATGCCCCTGCGGCTGGAGAGGACTCTGCTCTGGCTGGGATACACCAACTCCCTCATCAACCCCTTGATTTACGCTTTCTTTAACCGAGACTTGAGGACTACTTTCTGGAACCTCCTGAGGTGCAGGTACAGGAACATCAACAGGAGGCTCTCCGCCGCCAGCATGCACGAGGCTCTGAAAGCCACAGAGAGGCACGAATGCATCCTGTAG